One genomic segment of Hordeum vulgare subsp. vulgare chromosome 2H, MorexV3_pseudomolecules_assembly, whole genome shotgun sequence includes these proteins:
- the LOC123430079 gene encoding proline-rich receptor-like protein kinase PERK4, with protein MAPSSPEMDSTAFSARRPPVMPPPPPVPAGIEKSAFGYEELVAATGGFSEANLVGQGGFGYVHKGVLPGGKEVAVKQLKDGSGQGEREFQAEVDMISRVHHRHLVSLLGYCIAGARRLLIYDFVPNHTLEHHLHGKGLPAMEWTARLRIAVGSAKGLAYLHEDCNPRIIHRDIKSANILLDNNFEPMVADFGLAKLSHSNDTHVSTRVMGTFGYLAPEYASSGKLTEKSDVFSYGVMLLELLTGRRPADRASYGAEDCLVDWARPALSRALADGDYNKLVDERLDGDYNKTEAARVVACAAACIRHAARRRPKMSQVVKALQGEVSLETLNDGPRDGTLSSVGSMPVSDYGRSGSSSTYTVQTERIRKVALPSPGFDDHPSPSSSLDTNVSSSAEHVPVTNQRHRGYRQV; from the exons ATGGCGCCTTCATCGCCGGAAATGGACTCGACGGCCTTCTCGGCCCGCCGGCCGCCTGTGATGCCCCCGCCTCCGCCCGTGCCGGCGGGCATCGAGAAGAGCGCGTTTGGCTATGAGGAGCTGGTGGCGGCGACAGGCGGCTTCTCGGAGGCGAACCTGGTGGGGCAGGGAGGGTTCGGGTACGTGCACAAGGGCGTGCTCCCCGGCGGGAAGGAGGTGGCCGTGAAGCAGCTCAAGGACGGAAGCGGGCAGGGCGAGCGTGAGTTCCAGGCAGAGGTGGACATGATCAGCCGCGTCCACCACCGccacctcgtatccctcctcggcTATTGCATCGCCGGCGCCCGACGGCTGCTCATCTACGACTTCGTGCCCAACCACACGCTCGAGCACCACCTCCACG GGAAAGGCTTGCCGGCAATGGAATGGACAGCGAGACTCCGCATCGCCGTCGGGTCGGCCAAGGGGCTGGCGTACCTGCACGAGGACT GTAACCCGCGGATCATTCATCGGGACATCAAATCGGCCAACATCCTGCTTGACAACAACTTCGAGCCGATG GTTGCAGATTTCGGGCTGGCCAAGCTGAGCCACAGCAACGACACGCACGTCTCGACGCGCGTCATGGGCACGTTCGGCTACCTGGCTCCCGAGTACGCCTCCAGCGGCAAGCTAACGGAGAAGTCAGACGTCTTCTCGTACGGCGTCATGCTGCTCGAGTTGCTCACCGGCCGGCGGCCGGCGGACCGCGCGTCCTACGGTGCGGAGGACTGCCTCGTGGACTGG GCTCGACCGGCCCTCTCGCGCGCCTTGGCGGACGGCGACTATAACAAGCTCGTCGACGAGCGGTTGGACGGCGACTACAACAAGACGGAAGCTGCGCGCGTCGTCGCCTGCGCCGCCGCCTGCATTCGCCACGCCGCCAGGAGACGCCCCAAGATGAGCCAGGTCGTTAAGGCACTGCAGGGGGAAGTCTCGCTGGAGACGCTCAACGACGGGCCGCGGGATGGCACGCTCAGCTCCGTCGGCTCCATGCCGGTGTCAGACTATGGACGGTCCGGGTCGTCGTCGACCTACACGGTCCAGACGGAGCGGATCAGGAAGGTGGCGCTGCCCAGCCCCGGGTTCGACGACCACCCCTCCCCGTCCAGCAGTCTCGATACCAACGTCTCCTCCTCGGCGGAGCATGTGCCGGTCACAAACCAGCGGCATCGAGGTTACCGGCAAGTATGA
- the LOC123426298 gene encoding succinate dehydrogenase [ubiquinone] flavoprotein subunit, mitochondrial, which yields MWRGCVSRGLSKAKASASRLFSTTSSSYTVVDHSYDAVVVGAGGAGLRAAIGLSEHGFNTACITKLFPTRSHTVAAQGGINAALGNMSEDDWRWHMYDTVKGSDWLGDQDSIQYMCREAPKAVIELENYGLPFSRTEDGKIYQRAFGGQSLDFGKGGQAYRCACAADRTGHAMLHTLYGQAMKHNTQFFVEYFALDLLMDNEGNCQGVIALNMEDGTLHRFRATNTILATGGYGRAYFSATSAHTCTGDGNAMVARAGLPLQDLEFVQFHPTGIYGAGCLITEGSRGEGGILRNSEGERFMERYAPTAKDLASRDVVSRSMTMEIREGRGVGPLKDHIYLHLNHLPPEVLKERLPGISETAAIFAGVDVTKEPIPVLPTVHYNMGGIPTNYHGEVVDIKGDNPDTVIPGLMAAGEAACASVHGANRLGANSLLDIVVFGRACANRVAEISKPGDKQKPLEKGAGEKTIAWLDKLRNANGSLPTSKIRLNTQRIMQNNAAVFRTQETLEEGCQLISKAWESYHDVKINDRSLIWNSDLIETIELENLLINACITMYSAEARKESRGAHAREDFTTRDDEHWMKHSLGYWENEKVRLAYRPVHMNTLDDEIESFPPKARVY from the exons ATGTGGCGCGGCTGCGTCTCGCGCGGCCTCTCCAAGGCCAAGGCCTCCGCCTCCAGGCTCTTCTCCACCACCTCG TCTTCGTACACGGTGGTGGACCACTCGTATGACGCGGTGGTGGTGGGCGCAGGAGGCGCAGGTCTCCGGGCGGCCATCGGGCTCTCGGAGCACGGCTTCAACACCGCCTGCATCACCAAGCTCTTCCCCACGCGGTCGCATACCGTCGCAGCGCAG GGAGGCATAAATGCTGCTCTAGGAAACATGAGCGAAGATGACTGGAGGTGGCATATGTATGATACAGTCAAGGGAAGTGACTGGCTTG GTGATCAAGATTCTATCCAATATATGTGCAGAGAAGCACCAAAAGCTGTTATAGAACTTGAAAATTATGGATTGCCATTTTCAAGAACTGAAGATGGAAAGATATACCAACGTGCCTTTGGAGGCCAGAGTTTAGATTTTGGGAAAG GCGGACAGGCCTACCGATGTGCATGTGCTGCTGACAGGACAGGACATGCTATGCTCCACACGTTATATGGTCAAGCCATGAAGCATAACACTCAGTTTTTTGTAGAATATTTTGCACTAGACCTTCTCATGGACAATGAAG GTAACTGCCAGGGAGTCATTGCCTTAAACATGGAGGATGGCACCCTTCACCGTTTCCGTGCAACAAATACAATTCTAGCTACAGGG GGTTACGGCAGGGCCTACTTCTCAGCAACCTCAGCTCACACATGTACTGGAGATGGCAATGCCATGGTTGCACGTGCTGGTTTACCCCTTCAG GATCTTGAGTTCGTTCAGTTCCATCCTACGGGCATATATGGTGCTGGATGCCTCATCACTGAAG GATCCCGTGGTGAGGGTGGTATTCTTAGGAACAGTGAAGGTGAGCGTTTCATGGAACGATATGCTCCTACTGCAAAGGATCTTGCTTCTCGTGATGTTGTTTCAAGATCCATGACAATGGAAATTAGAGAAGGACGTGGTGTTG GGCCATTGAAGGATCACATCTATTTGCATCTTAACCACCTGCCTCCTGAAGTTCTCAAGGAAAGACTTCCTGGTATATCTGAAACTGCTGCTATTTTTGCTGGTGTTGACGTCACCAAGGAGCCCATTCCAGTTTTGCCTACGGTTCACTACAACATGGGTGGGATCCCAACAAACTACCATGGGGAG GTTGTGGATATCAAGGGTGATAATCCAGATACTGTCATTCCTGGTTTAATGGCTGCTGGAGAAGCAGCGTGTGCGTCTGTTCATGGTGCAAATCGTTTGGGTGCAAATTCACTTCTTGACATAGTTGTGTTTGGCAGAGCTTGTGCAAACAGGGTGGCTGAGATTTCTAAACCAG GCGACAAGCAGAAACCTCTTGAAAAAGGTGCAGGGGAGAAGACTATAGCATGGTTGGACAAGCTGAGAAATGCAAATGGGTCATTGCCAACTTCCAAGATCCGTCTCAACACACAACGTATTATGCAAAATAACGCTGCAGTTTTCCGTACACAAGAAacacttgaagaag GTTGTCAACTGATCAGCAAAGCATGGGAAAGTTATCATGACGTGAAGATCAATGACCGAAGCCTCATATG GAACTCAGACTTGATAGAAACCATAGAGCTGGAAAACCTGTTGATAAATGCATGCATAACTATGTATTCAGCAGAGGCTCGGAAGGAAAGCAGAGGAGCTCATGCTCGTGAAGATTTCACG ACAAGAGACGATGAGCATTGGATGAAGCACTCACTGGG GTACTGGGAGAATGAGAAGGTACGATTGGCATACAGGCCAGTCCATATGAACACATTGGATGATGAAATCGAGTCGTTCCCACCGAAAGCACGCGTATACTGA